From Chryseobacterium gallinarum, one genomic window encodes:
- the ribB gene encoding 3,4-dihydroxy-2-butanone-4-phosphate synthase — MSDIKLNTIPEAIEDLRNGKIIIVVDDEDRENEGDFLCAAELTTPEIINFMALHGRGLICMPLPEKRCDELGLEVMVSRSSDPKETAFTVSVDLLGNGTSTGISAGDRAKTILALMDEKSKPTDFMRPGHIFPLRARKGGVLKRAGHTEAAIDLTHLAGLKEGGVICEIMNEDGTMSRLPELHAFAQKHDMKIVSIEDLIHYQLKKGNLVERLEEKKVKTYYGDFDFYAFRETSNDQIHFALTKGTWTVDEPVLVRVQSSDSYFDVLTRLNNGEKPLLEKVTNMVNEAGKGAIIFINNVSNSENTLRKLQQFLNYQDGQEQHPTLAYNYRDYGIGTQILKNLGINKFKVITQNPNIKPQVGGYDVEVTEMVQL, encoded by the coding sequence ATGTCTGATATTAAATTAAATACTATTCCGGAGGCGATAGAAGACCTTAGAAATGGTAAAATAATCATAGTAGTAGATGATGAAGACAGAGAAAATGAAGGTGACTTTCTTTGTGCTGCAGAGCTGACAACACCTGAAATTATCAACTTTATGGCACTGCATGGGAGAGGCTTAATCTGTATGCCGCTTCCTGAGAAAAGATGCGATGAATTAGGATTAGAAGTAATGGTAAGCCGAAGCAGCGATCCTAAGGAAACAGCATTTACCGTATCTGTAGACCTTCTGGGGAACGGTACTTCTACCGGTATTTCTGCAGGAGACAGGGCAAAAACAATTTTAGCTTTGATGGATGAGAAGTCTAAGCCTACAGATTTCATGAGACCCGGGCATATTTTCCCGCTTCGTGCAAGAAAAGGAGGGGTGCTGAAAAGAGCCGGACATACAGAGGCCGCTATTGACCTGACCCATCTGGCAGGATTGAAGGAAGGAGGAGTGATTTGTGAAATCATGAATGAAGACGGAACCATGTCCCGTTTACCTGAACTTCATGCTTTTGCTCAGAAACATGACATGAAAATTGTTTCCATCGAAGATTTGATCCATTATCAGCTTAAGAAAGGAAACCTTGTGGAAAGACTTGAAGAGAAAAAAGTAAAAACGTACTACGGTGATTTCGACTTTTATGCCTTCAGAGAGACTTCCAATGACCAGATCCATTTTGCTTTAACCAAAGGAACATGGACAGTAGATGAGCCGGTTTTGGTAAGAGTACAGTCGTCCGATTCTTATTTTGATGTATTAACAAGACTGAATAACGGTGAGAAACCTTTATTGGAAAAAGTAACCAATATGGTGAACGAAGCCGGAAAAGGAGCAATTATTTTCATCAACAATGTTTCCAATTCTGAAAATACATTGAGAAAATTACAGCAGTTCCTGAACTATCAGGATGGCCAGGAGCAGCATCCTACTTTAGCTTATAATTATAGAGATTACGGTATAGGCACACAGATTCTGAAGAATTTAGGAATCAACAAGTTTAAGGTAATCACCCAAAACCCTAATATCAAACCTCAGGTTGGGGGATACGATGTGGAGGTTACCGAGATGGTTCAGTTATAA
- a CDS encoding LLM class flavin-dependent oxidoreductase produces the protein MKNFEISVLDLAPVKQGKSIHDTFQDSLSLANHTENLHYKRFWLAEHHNMESIASSATSVLIGFIANGTQKIRVGSGGVMLPNHSSLIIAEQFGTLESLFPGRIDLGLGRAPGTDGLTAQALGRNPATINEKFPRQILELQRYFSKENAESMVRAIPGEGLDIPLYILGSSTDSAWLAAELGLPYAFAGHFAPEQMEMAFKIYTEHFEPSKQLDKPYIIACVNGVAADTSEEAHRISTTLFQAFINIVRNDRKPFAPPVDDMDEIWSPMEKSMVLQKLRYTFIGDQAEITEKLKDFQKRFNVDELMINSHIYDHQKRLRSYEIFRNSVNSLPKA, from the coding sequence ATGAAAAATTTTGAAATATCGGTTTTGGATCTGGCTCCCGTAAAGCAAGGGAAAAGTATCCACGATACGTTTCAGGACAGTTTATCTTTAGCAAACCATACTGAAAATTTACATTATAAAAGATTCTGGCTGGCAGAGCATCACAATATGGAAAGCATTGCCAGTTCTGCCACTTCAGTTTTAATTGGTTTTATAGCCAATGGAACCCAAAAAATAAGAGTAGGCTCCGGAGGGGTTATGCTGCCCAATCACAGTTCTCTGATCATTGCCGAACAATTTGGAACACTGGAGTCCCTGTTTCCCGGAAGAATTGACCTTGGATTGGGAAGAGCGCCCGGAACAGACGGGCTGACGGCCCAGGCGCTGGGAAGAAATCCAGCAACCATCAACGAAAAATTTCCTAGACAGATTCTTGAGCTTCAGCGGTACTTTTCCAAAGAAAATGCTGAATCGATGGTCCGGGCTATTCCTGGAGAAGGCCTGGATATTCCGCTTTACATTCTGGGATCAAGTACGGATAGTGCATGGCTGGCTGCTGAACTCGGTTTACCATACGCCTTTGCAGGACATTTTGCCCCGGAACAGATGGAAATGGCATTTAAGATTTATACTGAGCATTTTGAACCTTCCAAACAGCTGGATAAACCTTATATTATAGCTTGCGTGAATGGAGTGGCAGCAGATACTTCTGAGGAAGCTCATAGAATTTCAACAACCTTATTCCAGGCCTTTATCAATATTGTAAGAAACGACAGGAAGCCTTTTGCCCCGCCGGTAGATGATATGGATGAAATCTGGTCACCTATGGAAAAATCAATGGTGCTGCAAAAGCTGAGATATACTTTCATCGGCGATCAGGCAGAGATTACAGAAAAGCTTAAAGATTTCCAGAAAAGATTCAATGTGGATGAATTAATGATCAATTCACATATTTATGATCATCAGAAAAGGTTAAGATCTTATGAGATTTTCAGAAACTCCGTAAACTCTTTACCCAAAGCGTAA